In Planctomycetaceae bacterium, one genomic interval encodes:
- a CDS encoding MoxR family ATPase translates to MSEQQLSKDDIAAVQTCQKAYETIRKELANVIIGQDQVIEQVLISIFSRGHALLEGVPGLAKTLLISSIAQALHLTFKRIQFTPDLMPSDVTGTEVIQEDPTTGKRQYQFLPGPLFANMILADEINRTPPKTQAAMLESMQERQISAGGTIHTLPAPFFVLATQNPLEQEGTYPLPEAQLDRFLLYIKVDYPSGLEEWEIARRVTTDSLGKITPVMSGDQIVQVQDLVRRVPVSDQVLGYAHALVRASRPRTGEAPEFINNWVNFGAGPRGLLTLVTAAKARAILYGRFHATTGDVQAVAHASLRHRIAANYPAQAANVGSDKLVDMLVEAIPADKQYQRPVA, encoded by the coding sequence ATGAGCGAGCAGCAGCTTTCCAAAGACGATATCGCAGCCGTGCAGACGTGCCAGAAGGCCTACGAGACCATCCGCAAGGAACTGGCCAACGTGATCATCGGCCAGGATCAAGTGATCGAGCAGGTGTTGATCTCGATCTTCTCCCGCGGCCACGCGCTGCTGGAAGGCGTCCCGGGCCTGGCCAAGACGCTGCTGATCAGCTCGATCGCCCAGGCGCTGCACCTGACGTTCAAGCGTATTCAGTTCACGCCGGACTTGATGCCCAGCGACGTCACCGGCACCGAGGTCATCCAGGAAGATCCGACCACCGGCAAGCGGCAGTACCAGTTCCTGCCCGGGCCGCTCTTTGCCAACATGATCCTGGCCGACGAGATCAACCGCACGCCGCCCAAGACGCAGGCGGCCATGCTCGAGTCGATGCAGGAGCGCCAGATCAGCGCCGGCGGAACGATCCACACCCTGCCTGCGCCCTTCTTCGTGCTGGCCACGCAGAACCCCCTCGAGCAGGAAGGCACCTACCCGCTGCCCGAGGCCCAGCTCGACCGCTTCCTGCTGTATATCAAGGTCGACTACCCCAGCGGCCTGGAAGAGTGGGAGATCGCCCGTCGCGTCACGACCGACTCGCTGGGCAAGATCACGCCGGTTATGAGCGGCGACCAGATCGTCCAGGTGCAGGACCTCGTCCGCCGCGTGCCCGTCAGCGACCAGGTGCTCGGCTACGCCCACGCCCTGGTGCGGGCGTCGCGACCGCGGACCGGGGAAGCCCCCGAGTTCATCAACAACTGGGTGAACTTCGGCGCCGGCCCGCGCGGGCTTTTGACGCTGGTGACGGCCGCCAAGGCCCGGGCGATCCTCTACGGGCGTTTCCACGCCACCACCGGCGACGTGCAGGCCGTTGCCCACGCCTCGCTGCGGCACCGCATCGCGGCGAACTATCCCGCCCAGGCCGCCAACGTCGGCAGCGACAAGCTCGTCGACATGCTCGTCGAGGCGATCCCGGCAGACAAGCAGTACCAGCGCCCCGTGGCGTGA
- a CDS encoding DUF58 domain-containing protein, giving the protein MAQTSILTRYLSPAVLARMADQRIEAKLLVEGNLAGAHKSPRHGFAVEFAGHREYVPGDDPKHIDWRVYFTREKYFIKQYEMETNFVCHLVLDVSASMRYGEGSQQKMQYAAEMAATLGYCVVHQSDKVSLTTFDQDVVDHVPPSNAMGQVIRMTHVLDQIQPVKKTDLGACLQVLAGRFKRREIVMIFSDFFCDLEGLEGPLQQLRWNKHEVVLFHTLHHDERTFDLAGMVKFVGLESDQNLLAQPDDLRNSYLDALGRHNAQIEDICHRNQIEYVPVDTSRDKGEILCDYLHRRSLLNRGR; this is encoded by the coding sequence ATGGCACAGACATCAATCTTAACGCGATACTTGAGCCCGGCCGTGCTGGCGCGGATGGCGGATCAGCGGATCGAGGCCAAGCTGCTGGTCGAGGGAAACCTGGCCGGGGCGCACAAGTCGCCGCGCCATGGGTTCGCCGTCGAGTTCGCCGGCCATCGCGAGTACGTCCCCGGCGACGACCCCAAGCACATCGACTGGCGCGTGTACTTTACGCGCGAGAAGTATTTCATCAAGCAGTACGAGATGGAGACCAACTTCGTCTGCCACCTCGTGCTCGATGTCAGCGCGTCGATGCGCTACGGCGAGGGCAGCCAGCAGAAGATGCAGTACGCCGCCGAGATGGCCGCCACGCTGGGCTATTGCGTGGTGCATCAGAGCGACAAGGTCTCGCTGACGACCTTCGACCAGGACGTCGTCGACCACGTCCCCCCCAGCAATGCCATGGGGCAGGTCATCCGCATGACGCACGTGCTCGACCAGATCCAACCGGTCAAGAAGACCGACCTGGGCGCCTGCCTGCAGGTGCTGGCCGGGCGGTTCAAGCGACGCGAGATCGTCATGATCTTCAGCGACTTCTTCTGCGACCTGGAAGGCCTCGAAGGCCCGCTCCAGCAACTGCGCTGGAACAAGCACGAGGTCGTGCTCTTCCACACGCTCCACCACGATGAGCGAACGTTCGACCTGGCGGGCATGGTCAAGTTTGTTGGCTTGGAGAGCGACCAGAACCTGCTGGCCCAGCCCGACGACCTGCGCAACAGCTATCTCGATGCCCTGGGAAGACATAACGCTCAGATCGAGGACATCTGCCACCGCAACCAGATCGAGTACGTCCCCGTCGATACCAGCCGCGACAAAGGCGAAATCCTCTGCGACTACCTCCACCGCCGCAGCCTCCTCAACCGCGGACGATAG